A genomic stretch from Vibrio coralliilyticus includes:
- a CDS encoding Trp operon leader peptide, with product MLQEFNQNQKANLASDTLRDSSANLAWWRTWTSSWWANVYF from the coding sequence ATGTTACAAGAATTTAACCAAAACCAAAAAGCGAATCTTGCATCTGACACTCTACGTGACAGTTCTGCAAACCTTGCTTGGTGGCGCACTTGGACAAGTTCTTGGTGGGCTAACGTGTACTTTTAA
- a CDS encoding anthranilate synthase component 1 translates to MNKAIEIKKLGNLEVIQASAPYAQDPTRLFHSLCENKTDSLLLESAEIDSKQNLKSLLIVDSAVRIVCNGHIVTMQALTNNGKHLLSHLTHNIHNNVTHSFDGTTLILKLEAPCDTLDEDSRLREASSFDALRLVQHSFDLSEQQKHALFLGGLFAYDMVANFEPLGDAEATNKCPDYVFYVAETLLIVDHQRESCDLQATLFANEEEKATLEARIESIQSQCSNLKHLPLATKLPNITPQPSVSDTDFCQIVRDLKQYVVKGDIFQVVPSRRFTLPCPSPLAAYKELKQSNPSPYMFYMQDELFTLFGASPESALKYETETNQVEIYPIAGTRRRGKRPDGAIDFDLDSRIELELRTDMKENAEHMMLVDLARNDVARISQAGSRHVADLLKVDRYSHVMHLVSRVVGQLREDLDALHAYQACMNMGTLTGAPKIRAMQLIRDVEGARRGSYGGAVGYLTGEGTLDTCIVIRSAYVENGIAQVQAGAGVVFDSEPQAEADETRGKAQAVISAIQSAHKES, encoded by the coding sequence GTGAACAAGGCCATTGAAATCAAAAAGCTAGGAAATCTTGAAGTCATTCAAGCGTCTGCACCTTACGCACAGGACCCAACTCGTCTGTTTCATTCCTTGTGTGAGAATAAAACTGACAGCCTATTATTAGAGTCTGCGGAAATTGACTCTAAGCAAAACCTCAAAAGCTTGCTGATCGTAGATTCTGCCGTTCGCATCGTTTGCAACGGTCACATTGTTACCATGCAAGCACTGACGAATAACGGCAAACACCTGCTTTCTCATTTGACTCACAACATTCACAACAATGTGACTCATTCTTTTGATGGCACGACGCTGATACTTAAGCTCGAAGCACCTTGCGACACATTAGATGAAGATTCTCGCTTACGCGAAGCTTCATCCTTTGACGCCCTGCGCCTAGTTCAACACAGCTTTGACCTCAGTGAACAGCAAAAGCATGCGCTTTTCCTTGGTGGCTTATTTGCTTACGATATGGTGGCTAATTTTGAACCTTTAGGTGATGCCGAAGCCACCAATAAATGTCCAGATTATGTGTTCTATGTCGCTGAAACACTGCTCATTGTTGACCACCAGCGCGAGTCCTGTGACCTACAAGCTACCTTATTTGCAAACGAAGAAGAAAAAGCAACGTTAGAAGCTCGTATCGAAAGCATTCAATCTCAATGCTCCAACCTTAAACATTTACCACTGGCAACGAAACTGCCAAACATCACCCCTCAACCAAGTGTGAGTGATACCGATTTCTGTCAGATCGTTCGCGATCTAAAACAATATGTGGTTAAAGGCGATATCTTTCAGGTTGTTCCGTCACGTCGCTTTACTCTGCCTTGCCCCTCACCTCTTGCAGCATATAAAGAGCTCAAGCAAAGTAACCCAAGCCCTTATATGTTCTATATGCAAGATGAACTCTTCACACTATTCGGAGCTTCACCAGAAAGTGCTCTGAAATATGAGACTGAGACTAATCAGGTCGAGATCTACCCTATTGCTGGTACACGTCGCCGTGGCAAACGCCCAGACGGCGCTATCGATTTCGATCTAGATAGCCGTATTGAACTTGAACTGCGTACTGATATGAAAGAGAACGCCGAACACATGATGTTGGTGGATCTCGCGCGTAACGACGTTGCTCGTATTTCCCAAGCGGGTTCTCGCCACGTTGCAGATTTGCTTAAAGTCGACCGCTACAGCCATGTAATGCACTTAGTATCCCGAGTGGTTGGTCAGCTTCGTGAAGATCTGGACGCTCTGCACGCTTATCAAGCTTGCATGAACATGGGGACGCTGACTGGTGCACCTAAAATTCGTGCGATGCAACTTATCCGTGATGTCGAAGGTGCACGCCGTGGTAGCTATGGCGGTGCCGTTGGCTACCTCACTGGCGAAGGTACATTAGACACCTGTATCGTTATCCGTTCTGCTTATGTCGAGAATGGCATCGCTCAAGTTCAAGCAGGAGCTGGCGTTGTGTTTGATTCAGAACCACAAGCCGAAGCAGATGAAACTCGTGGTAAGGCGCAAGCCGTTATCTCTGCAATTCAGTCAGCACATAAGGAGTCGTAG
- the rnm gene encoding RNase RNM has product MRIDLHSHTTASDGRLPANELIDRALGFNIDVLAITDHDTVDGLEQAHQYVEANQLPIKIINGIEISTVWQNKDIHIVGLNLDPQSEQLGKLIEQQKKHREGRAEMMAHRLAKATREGVLEEVQAIAGDAPITRAHFAKWLVDNGYAKTMQQVFKKYLTRNNPGYVPPSWCSMEEAVSAIHSAGGQAVLAHPGRYNLTAKWIKRLITAFVEAGGDAMEVAQPQQGQQERRNLANYAIQYKLLASQGSDFHYPSPWMELGRNLWLPAGVEPVWKDWGIEPSQADGQ; this is encoded by the coding sequence ATGAGAATTGATTTACACAGCCACACAACCGCCTCTGACGGACGATTACCTGCCAACGAATTGATAGACAGAGCTCTCGGTTTCAACATTGATGTCCTCGCGATCACTGATCATGATACGGTCGATGGTTTAGAGCAAGCGCATCAGTACGTAGAAGCAAACCAGCTGCCAATTAAGATCATTAACGGTATCGAAATCTCAACGGTATGGCAGAACAAGGATATCCATATCGTTGGGTTGAATTTAGATCCGCAATCTGAGCAACTCGGCAAGCTCATCGAGCAGCAGAAAAAGCATCGAGAAGGTCGAGCAGAAATGATGGCGCATCGTTTGGCTAAGGCAACCAGAGAGGGCGTACTGGAAGAAGTTCAAGCTATTGCGGGGGATGCGCCCATCACCCGTGCTCATTTTGCTAAATGGTTGGTTGATAACGGTTACGCGAAAACCATGCAGCAGGTATTTAAAAAATATCTAACTCGCAATAACCCTGGTTACGTGCCGCCCAGTTGGTGTTCAATGGAAGAAGCGGTATCGGCTATTCATAGCGCAGGTGGGCAGGCCGTTCTAGCCCATCCGGGACGTTACAACTTAACCGCTAAGTGGATAAAACGACTGATTACAGCATTTGTTGAAGCGGGTGGTGATGCGATGGAGGTGGCTCAACCACAACAAGGTCAACAAGAAAGACGCAACTTGGCTAATTATGCTATACAATACAAACTATTAGCGTCTCAAGGCAGCGATTTCCATTATCCATCTCCTTGGATGGAGTTAGGCAGAAATCTATGGCTACCTGCAGGTGTTGAACCTGTATGGAAAGATTGGGGTATTGAGCCTTCGCAAGCTGATGGTCAATAA